TATACATAAGTTTCTATTCATAATTTTCTATTACTCATGCAAACATTTACAGTGGGTCTCTGGAGGTTCCTTCTTTAAAATATCTATTTTTACAGCTGGTATGGCAGAGAATAATACTTTTATTTATAGCAACATGAATCTAGGCAAAAATATTTTCCGAAGAAAAGCAATGTAGGAAAGTTCATAAAGTGCAGAATCTCTTTCCTTTTCTAGTGTTGACAGTACACCTTGTCTTACATGCTATTTGAAATAAACATAACTAAAGTTTTAGCAATGGTGGTTTTCAACTTGCTGACCCTACAGAAACATATTAGAGAATTTTCAAAATCGCTATTCTCATTTTCTGCCTTTATCTCCCAAAGATTTTGTTGAAAGGTACTTAAAAGCAGTCTCTGGGGCTGCCTGTGACATGGGGGAAAactaactaaggccccatgcacacggacgtGCCCATtgcgtgctacgggcaaaaaacacagcgaaatacgctttaaataaacgggaaggtgtccgtggacaataaaagtgaatgggtctgtaattgtggaccataattgcggtccgcaattacagacaagatttacggtcgtgtgcatggggccttattaagTAACTTACTAACAAAGCAGTGCATggctatggaattaaaatgtaggaATTCTACATTTTCTGCGTTTTGACACAGGCACAGGGACAGCTATATAAACAGCtccacatatacattataactaaaGCTTTATCATTGCTTTATATTGTATGCCTTTAATAATCTTGGTGTTTTAACGCCTCACTATTttttagatctctgcttgctgtcagtgaatgacaccATTCTTGTTTTTATTCAGAGGCACAAAACTAGGTCAGTGTTTAGCATGGGGCTAAACACTGGATATCACACGAAAGCTTCATTAGCAACGGTTGTGTGCCACTTTCAGTCATGTGACTTGTGTGCACGTTTTATTGTTTTTACTGGGGTATTGGGGTCATTTGATATACGTTTGCTTTTTTCTGAAGGGTTTGACTCTCCGCCGACCAGCCGTTTTAAGCTGTTTTGTTCATACTTGCACACGCCGTTACATTCATAGCTCACTTTACTTGAGTGGGATAACGCTGCAAAACCTTGCACAACTGCTAAGAAAGTAACGTAGTGTGCAATACTGTAGGGGCCGCATCACTCGTACGAACCCTGTGGAGGTGAGCTTGGACCTCCGCCAATCCAATATTGATTGCCTATCATTCATGTAAAGGTTTAATGAATTGACTAGTGTTATTGGGATTGGCATAGCAAGCAAAggtctaaactttttaaaattattGGATAGTAACAACCTGTTTTGCTATTATTATTGTTCAGTTTCTTTTTAATCTTTTTCTCAATAGAGTCAGATGGAATTCAGCATTGCCTCATTGTCTGCTCAAGAACCAGCAAGCGCTATTGTACAGAGTGAGCAGAAGCAAACCCCCAAATCTGCCAATCAAACCAACCAAATGAAGACTCCCCTTGGAAATTCAGCTGCCAAGCCACCTCCGGTAATGAGGACACCTAGTTGTGATGGGTCAACACCAGTCCGAAAAGAAGAAGAGTCAGCCTTTTGGAAAATAAGCATGGAACGCTCTAGAGTTGAAGGTTCACAATCAGAATTTCAGTCTTTAACACCCAGTCAAATAAAATCCTTAGAAAAAGGAGAGAAGCCACTTCCCATCTATTGTAGACAAGATTCCTTCCAGAAGGAGAAGCAAGTTACAAAGTTGGAGAAACCCGACAAGTCTCTTGTGTCTGAAAAGCCATCTGTGGTCACTAAGCAGCCAAAGACAACCAATCCAAGTATTGCTTCTTTACCTTTGGAAACTCCTAGACCGAGGGAAACTTCTGTCAGCACTTTAGATGATGTCTTTCTTCCAGAACCACCAGCACGAATGCAGACAGTGACAGCAACCAGTACGGAACCTGAAACCGATGGGGCTTGTTCAACAACACCTCAGCTGTTCTCACAGGTTGGTGTTCGTTTGGAATTTATGTTGATCTGGTCCATAGTATTTAGTCATAACATTTTCTGCTTTTCGACTTGACAAGACAGTGAAAACCAGGTCTTCTGCTAAAACCTGAAAGTGCTTACACCTCACTTCCGTCTGATAATACAGGGGAAAATCATGCAGCAATTTGGTGAGGATGGGTACACTTGAAATATAAAGATTATTAGTGACTTTTATGGTTTTCATTGCTGGATTTTCTGTAAATATAAGTTTAAATACGGTTTCTTAGGTGAATGAAAATGGTGATAAGCTAGATAAGTCTAAAGACCGATACACAGATAGGTTTCCCTTTATGGTGTCCATCTAGCTTATATACAAAACTATCAGTGCATTATTACCAGTGATTACCCGAATCAtaaccttttaaaggggtttatcatattggacatttattgcatatccacaggaaatgctataagtgtctgatagatgcgggtcccaccttttgGACCCGCATCTTTCACTAGAAAGGTGCCCCCTGACCCCGTCCCATCTTCTCTTGCTCCCAAGGCTCTCTGGCCACTTTATTGATGAGGTGACTGAAAAGCATTGAGAGCAATAGAAGGTAGGACGAAGGtctgggggccctgttctagagataggtgcctatcccagaggtgagacccgtatctatctgacatttatggcaaatcctgtaAATGTGCCATAACTGTCTAAGGTGGGAAAACCCGGGTCAGATTTTTGGATGAGCATAAGGGGGCAATCATCTGTGGGCTTCTGCCACTTAAAGGCCGCCACTACCCTGACCCCCTTAATCTAAACTTGCATCATAGAGCCAGCAAAATTATAGTAAAAGCTTTTTTTGGTGCAGAATTTTAGTTCCACAAAATGGCtgtcatgtgtatatgtgtattttataaCATATATAACTCGATGAAACTAAATGTGTTACTAGGTAGGCTCAAAATGTTAGAGCAGTATGCCATAGGTGACAGATCAGGAAACATAACAATGCTGTGGAAACACAATGTTCATGATATACATTCTGCATATTACCGAATGGCCAGATTATCATAGCAAATTTGCCATCTGTTCAGTATGGCTATAACTGGTGTGTGTACATTCCGCTGTCACAACATTCATGGTCCTTGAAATCTAATTTTCTTTAGGTCTGTTGTCTacacaataaataaatacagagctAAATACAATTGTCTGGGCTAATTGGCAAACCTGCCTGTTGGAAGGAAATGACAATTCATAATTGGCAGATATAACTTCAAACACTGGGAACATAATTGTTTCATAGGCTAGTCTTGATAACGACAAAAGAGTAAAATGCGCCCAATTTATTTAGAGCCGCATAAATTAGGAGATAAATTAGAAACAACATCTACGCCAGCTATAATTTACGtgagtttctggtgtaaattatgatAAATGTGTCAGGCCACAGGGGCCCCACCCCTTACACTAAGCCACACCTTTTTTAAGGAAAGGGGTGTGAGCGGTGGACACAGCACAAAAGTTACAATTTGTGCAACTTTTGTGCCGTTTGCAACTACTCTATGCCAGAACACTGGAGTAGAAGGGTTGATAAATTTCCACCAATGATTCTAATCTCCTGCCAATGCCGATTAGCAAGCAATGTAGTCTTGCTGACTGTTCAGTAAATTAAATGTTACATCTGTCCAAATATTTCTCTTCTCCCAAGATTTAATTTATATTCGTGGATTTCTTGCCCAGGGACtgaatttatatatattatataaaaaacagcATTTTACCTCAAACCCTGGAACTGAATAGAGAACAAAacagaaaatttttaaaaaatagcgAAAAAAATTCTCAGCAATTCCTCTATTGCTCGCCTTGTTTTTTTTAGATCCTATGTAGCCTCGTATTGCGATTAAAATtgataaatatataaagaaatctgCTCTGTGTCCCGAGAGATCATCCGCTTTCCCATCCTCACAATCCTGTGTCTAACTATAAAACAACTGGCTGTAGCATGAGCCTCCCCATTGGCCCTGTCTGCAGTAGATTGTTAAGCCTTTGCATCTTGACTAAGCCCCACCCGCTCAGCCATTTACCAGCTGAAAATGAAACAGATCAGCAGGAAATTaacccctgtgttctctgcaggatttctgcagTACTGTTTGTTTTAagaacatgcagaaaatcctgTAGACCGACAAATACTGTGGACAAGTATATCTCCTGTTTACATTTATCATCCATTTCTAggcttagtgttcctttaaaaaatggcaattttaaccTCTTTCAATGGCACAAAATATGATTTGTTTGATAAAATATCATTAATTTTTAATGACTAAGCAACTGACTGAAATGTATTGGCAGACATTTTTCCCATTGGAATTACTttattgttgctttagtttaaagGAATACTATCATTAGAAAATAATTCATCAACTTAGATTTGATTGGTATTGGGGTTAGATTttgtgtcagaggcacacaggagctgCTGTCTGCCGAGCCGTCAATATGacactaggtgtccctgcctccccgcggggatACTGTCCTGAACTgcgtcatgttttcagtacgggacagcagtcccGCGGGGAAGCAGGGAacctagtgtcatacataactatgaagctaggagcccggctccttgaactgtgttcggtctgggaaatgtggccgacaaccggtccatatatcacggaccgaacagggtcgtgttcatgaggccttaggtgttgttggcacacactttttttttaaatctaatccATATTAAATATGACCTTATTTTCCCAAAGTCTCTCTGGTTTCAGTGGTAGGAATCTTAATGGGAATTTGTTATAATACAATGACCTCTCGTTTAAATTAAGTCTTTATagtttttaagaatttttggtgatttttattttcgatgttttcactctggccactgagcctcacaatagactgacgcttcctgttctgtagagatcacgtctaagcagtcatctcattatcatcacaagcAGGATTACAAAAAATGTGAAatcagacagcactccaaaagtaaaaGTGATCCTTATATTCCCACATGCTATGTTTTAGCTCAGTGTGAGCTTTTCTCAGGCATTACCCACCTACTTATAAGTCTTTTGATCTAGTGCTGCTGATATCCATTGAACAGGCAGGATtaaaatgaaaggtaacacctaaaTATAGATAGCACAGGATCCACCATCGATAATAGGTAATGGAGACAACTCAGCTCCTCACCCTCCTTACTGAATaacctctgcacagcttacagagCAGGCCTAGATAactcccccatagaagtcaatgggtcccctcctgttTACAGTTTTCTATGGTCCATGTTGCTGCTGTAAagaatatctctaaatgctgttaaagggaatgtgtcgctagttaaacagttagtatataaatgattacacattgttctaattttttcacaagtcaggaaatattctaaattagattctaatttataacatttccatgtgctggtcactagggggagcaattcccaaaattgcaacattggcatgtggtaaagcaacctcattgctttatgctgcaaaattggagaagacacactcgctttattgtcctcaaacaatcccccctcctttatcctggctagtgccaggagaaaggagggggttgaatgttcaaacctcctacagtgtgccgccattttttgagcgaatgcacagtgtaggaggattagatacagtggtaatcagacagtataacactaacatacacacacacatcacatacacaaacataacttacctgctcctgctgtcgCCGCCGTCACTGCCTCCGCTCttagtccttgcgtctgaacatatggccggaagccgcgaccggaagtagtcgtcttactgtccggccgcggcctccggtccacatgaaaatggcgccggatgtcactctgccgaagaccttccttttggtctatgtgggagcggcgcatgcgccgttcccacacggacggcgtacgctatagtgaatggaacgtctcccgttcgcattctctatggggatgtatgtgccgtattccatctctgtatgtgtcgttaatcgacacatacagagatgaaaaagaaaatggcagcccccatagagaagtaaaagaaagaaaaaaaaaagtacaacacaaaaacacaaataaataaaacgtattttaatgacatactaaaagcaataacaatttaaaggggttttcctatcagggacatttatgacatatccacaggatataatcctaaaaataaaatatttgaagcagcacaaatcccgatatcaggagcagtgtcacgctgtaagatcagacaaacccagtctgacgtaatgtaatcctcagaaaaagcgtggttgaacagcagcacacgtctcccaaatttcaatcaatatgttcttttattggtcaaacatccagtaaaaaatggcaacgtttcgacccgtgacaagtggaggttctttctcaagcctaacaatATGTCTAACAGTGTGAGTTTAAATAGGGAAGTATAGAACATCACATGGTGCAAGTAATCCAATCAAGACATCAGCACGTCATAGAGAAACTctagagaaagaccctccacttgtcacgggtcgaaacgttgccattttttactggatgtttgaccaataaaagaacatattgattgaaatttgggagaagtGTGTTGCTGttcaaccacgctttttctgaggatatccacaggatatgtcataaatgtcagataaatgcgggtctcATCTCTGGGACTCCTGCCTCCTGGCTATATAGTCGGGTGTTACAAAAAcagggtttagagggccccgttctagagataggtgcgggtcccagatgtgggacccgcatctatcggacatttatgacatatcctgtgaatatgtcataaatgtccctgatgggaaaaccccttcaacagcacatcaggcaagatggctgctccatagtcatgtacagaaaatataataaaaaatattaaatcagattagaaaaaaaagattatgttccactatctggttttaattagaaaaaaatatataggtgatAAATTCTCTTTTACAAAAATGCTGTATAAGCATAATCGTTCCTTGGGAGGACAGGTGACACACAGGCTGACCTGATAGAGGATGTTCTCTTCTTGCTGTATTCACCAACATGTCCCATTTCCAGGTGACTTGTTTTTGATATTACTGTTTTTGGACTTGTCTTTTGGATATTCTTTGATTTGCGAATATACAAAACCAGTTTCAGTACTCCAAAGGTTCTAGCTGTCCAAATGTCAATGAATCCTCTAATCAGTCCCATTTCTAACACAATTCTCCTTCCCTTACAGATAAACACTAGCAGTGCACTATTGAAGACCGGATTTGATTTTCTTGACAACTGGTAACAAGGCTCATCATTGGTGTTCGAATCTGTTGGGAGACCCATGCTTATTGCTTTCTTTATAAGATGGTTTTATTGTAAACTGCAAACTCTTCCTATGTGGCTCTTTGTAAGACTAGAATTataattttctatatttttgtGATGCATTTGTTAGTTGAATCTTTATATACTGTTTTGGTGAAGTTAAGCGGGTGGATTTATCAATGGCTATATGCCAGCAttatggcgtaaaaaaaaccccacaaataATGCGACACCATATTTGGCCCATAATTTGCAACATTTGCTGTTCTACGCCtggctctttttaaaaaaaaaaatgtgggcggGTCCTAGGCTAAGGGGTGGGCCCGACAGAttaattataatttacgccagaaactgctTTCAGGTGGTGTAAGTTTCTCTTTCTTTCCCACGGAGCGCCAGAGATCTGTCTAAAAGTCGTACACCTCTTAATGAATTAGGTACATTTTACTCCAGCGCTATTCAGATTAAGACAGTCTTAATAATTTCACCCCCTACGTCTTTTTTTAAAGGTGCCTATACTATGCTTGTATTCTATTTTCCTATAAGGGTTAAGAAAGTCAATTTATTACACTATTGCTTTTGAAATGACACTAAAACCAAAAATGCCTATACATTAATCTAAGTATGCTACCTGATATTAGTATTGTTGGACTTGTCTTTGTGGTTTAATTAATCTCACATCATCATTTCTAGATGGACCAAAAAATTGTGTAATCATAGGTCAAATATTTCCAAATCTGTAGAATTACGTCCCCTGTGCTTAGCCAAACTCTCataatatatatttgttttagtTTTGATGAACAATGTACGGTTACACTACATGGTGAGATGTTACTTACTGTAAGATGTTGTAATAAGTATTGTGTTAAATAGaatctgtcagaagttttgagccCTCAAAACTGCAGAGAGCGCTATATAGAGGAGGGGAAGGCAGCGTAACAATACCTGTTGTATCGGTCATGCAAGTGAAGTGGCATGACCTAGAAATCAATGTTTTCATTTCCCCGATGCCACAATCGCAAGTGCCACTGAGGCGGTACCTTGATGTTCCAAGTGCTCCAGGCTCTCCTCACTGAATGCGGCCCGACCCTCTCCTCTGATTGACAGCTCTAGTGGTCTCCTGATTGGATGTTAAAGCCGTTAtttagagcggagagtggtacttGCGACCGCGGCACCAGAGGCATTAAACTTTGATTTCTCggccatgcaacttgcatgaccgacaCAACAGGTATTGTTACACTGCCCTTTCCCTCCTTTATATATAGCGCTGTCAGCAATTTTGAAGGGCTCAAAGCTGCTGCCAGATTtcatttaatgggttccatcaggttttccttttttttttacaacataaaTAGCGCAGTCATCAGTGCTTTCATTGCcgtcaaaaataccagaacccAGACAGACTCTATTAAAGTCAAGTATATACTTGAAAACTGATCCAGCATAGCTGTCGTGGCTCAtttataaacagaagccatgacactAGTGTGAATAGAGCTTTACCTTACGCCACATTAGGGGTCAAGTCACATGCTTTAAAAGAGTCCCGATTTTTTTAGCTAATTGATGATATGCACCTTGTCTATATTTCTTTCAGACATCTAAGTAAAGATTTttcacaatattaaaaaaaaacaactttccaatatacatacattttaaatttggcaccatttgcatgctaCTTGTCAGCAAATTACCCCACCTAGTGGTCATTGGTTTGTGATCACATTTTGCCAAGTGTCATACCAACATGTCACCGAGGTGGCCAGCAGTGACATAATACAGCACTGGACAACACCGTGATGACAAATAGAAATAGCAGGAAACCGGGTGTCCACCAGCAGAGGAACGCTGCTGAATTTTTGAAGTACTGTATATTGtaaagtattttatttatttttttaatatcgtAAACATGTAGAAACCTGTTCTCCGGTGTCTAAAGACTTCCTTAATGGGTTATATTGGACAGGAAGCTTCAGAGGTAATGAAATATTTTCTTCTAGTTACAAGACACAGAAACCTCAGCAGCTTTCatgtttgtgtgatatc
This genomic stretch from Rhinoderma darwinii isolate aRhiDar2 chromosome 4, aRhiDar2.hap1, whole genome shotgun sequence harbors:
- the C4H1orf198 gene encoding uncharacterized protein C1orf198 homolog isoform X2 is translated as MASMAAAIAAARISVSGNRPLDEKERNRFAYFSSLNSMAKKIMQDKERVRERYGAQWEKMQPKEQDEAIDKSMVEPELQKRYALHKGTSQAEPEPCYPALKTQTGQKVVHFGEESQMEFSIASLSAQEPASAIVQSEQKQTPKSANQTNQMKTPLGNSAAKPPPVMRTPSCDGSTPVRKEEESAFWKISMERSRVEGSQSEFQSLTPSQIKSLEKGEKPLPIYCRQDSFQKEKQVTKLEKPDKSLVSEKPSVVTKQPKTTNPSIASLPLETPRPRETSVSTLDDVFLPEPPARMQTVTATSTEPETDGACSTTPQLFSQINTSSALLKTGFDFLDNW
- the C4H1orf198 gene encoding uncharacterized protein C1orf198 homolog isoform X1, whose protein sequence is MASMAAAIAAARISVSGNRPLDEKERNRFAYFSSLNSMAKKIMQDKERVRERYGAQWEKMQPKEQDEAIDKSMVEPELQKRYALHKGTSQAEPEPCYPALKTQTGQKVVHFGEEDITWQDEHSAPFSWETRSQMEFSIASLSAQEPASAIVQSEQKQTPKSANQTNQMKTPLGNSAAKPPPVMRTPSCDGSTPVRKEEESAFWKISMERSRVEGSQSEFQSLTPSQIKSLEKGEKPLPIYCRQDSFQKEKQVTKLEKPDKSLVSEKPSVVTKQPKTTNPSIASLPLETPRPRETSVSTLDDVFLPEPPARMQTVTATSTEPETDGACSTTPQLFSQINTSSALLKTGFDFLDNW